The DNA segment CGACCTGACCATCAACGCCATGGCTGAAGACGACGACGGCAACCTGACCGATCCCTATCATGGCCAACGCGATCTGCAAGCCCGAGTGTTGCGCCACGTTTCCCCGGCGTTCGCCGAAGATCCCTTACGTGTGTTGCGGGTGGCACGGTTTGCCGCACGTTATGCCAGCCTCGGTTTCACTGTCGCCCCCGAAACCCTGGAACTGATGCGCCAACTCAGTGACTCTGGCGAACTGGATGCCCTGACCCCGGAGCGCAGTTGGAAGGAAATTTCCCGGGCGCTGATGGAAGATCAACCCCAGGTGTTTATCCAGGTGCTGCGCGACTGCCACGCCCTGAAAACCTTGCTGCCGGAAGTGGACGCGCTGTTCGGTGTACCCCAACCCGAAGCCCACCATCCGGAAATTGATACCGGCATCCATACCCTGAGCGTGCTGGAACAGGCAGCCCTCCACGCCCAACCCTTGACTGTGCGCTGGGCTTGCCTGCTGCATGATCTGGGCAAGGGCCTGACCCCTGTGGATAAGTTGCCCCGGCATATTGCTCACGAGCAGCGGGGCCTGAAGCTGATCAGAGCGGTCAATGAACGCTTCAAAGTACCGAAGGATTGCCAGGAACTGGCACTTTTGGTTGGCGAGTATCACACCCACGGCCATCGCGCCCTGGAGCTGAAAGCCTCGACCCTGCTGGAGTTGCTGCAGAGTTTTGACGTATTCCGCCGACCACAGCGTTTTGAAGAGTTTGTTGTCGCCTGCGAAATGGACGCACGGGGCCGCAAGGGCCTTGAGCAGCGAAGTTATCCACAGGCGGATTATTTACGCGGTGCTGCGCGGGTAGCACGGGGGGTGGCGGCGGCGCCATTGCTGGAGAAAGGCTTCAAGGGCCCGGAACTGGGTGAGGCTCTCAAGCGTGAGCGGCTCAAAGCCCTGAAAGCCTACAAAGAACACCATTCACTGCAGGAGCGGGGGGACGCCTAGTGCTTGCCCGCGCCTACAGAAGAGCGTCCGGGGTCAGTTGCCGGTCGCGCCATTTGAAGGCAACCGGGGCCAGCACCTGCTCAATCTGTGCATCCCGCCACAGCACGGCAAATGTCTTGCCCACTTCAGGATGCACACGCTCCGGCGCCATCAACGACAGCGGCCACAGCACAAAGGCGTTCTTCAGGATCTCTGCGCGCGGCAACACCAGCCCATCGAAATTCCCTGTCAGGTCGCCATACAGCAGCACATCAATATCCAGGGGCAAGCCCTTGCGATCCGGCGCGTAACGGCCATTGTCAGCCTCGATGACCTTCAACCTGCGGTCCAACTCCATCAACGACAGATCGGTATACGCCGACACCACCAGGTTGAAAAACGGCCCACTCTTGATCCCCACCGGCTGGCTTTCGAACACGGCGGAACAACGCATATCGGTCAAAAAGCCATCTAACGCCTCAAGCCCCGCCTGCAAATGGGGCTCGCGCTCGATATTACTGCCAAGACCAAGGTAAACCTGAGTTAGCGACATCCGCGCTCGATCTCCACGCCCACGCCCTTGGCGGCCGGGACGGCACCGGGCTTGGTCAACTTGAGGTGCAGCCAGGGGATCTGGAACTCCTCCATCAAGACTTGCGCCAGGCGCTCGGCGAACGTTTCCACCAGTTGGAACTGCGCCTGCTCGGCAAACGCCTGGATGCGGGTGCAAACACTGGCGTAATCGAGGGCCAGG comes from the Pseudomonas shahriarae genome and includes:
- a CDS encoding multifunctional CCA addition/repair protein, whose protein sequence is MQIYKVGGAVRDRLLGIPVTDVDRVVVGATTEEMLALGYRPVGSDFPVFLDPKNNEEYALARTERKSGRGYGGFVFHASPEVTLEQDLIRRDLTINAMAEDDDGNLTDPYHGQRDLQARVLRHVSPAFAEDPLRVLRVARFAARYASLGFTVAPETLELMRQLSDSGELDALTPERSWKEISRALMEDQPQVFIQVLRDCHALKTLLPEVDALFGVPQPEAHHPEIDTGIHTLSVLEQAALHAQPLTVRWACLLHDLGKGLTPVDKLPRHIAHEQRGLKLIRAVNERFKVPKDCQELALLVGEYHTHGHRALELKASTLLELLQSFDVFRRPQRFEEFVVACEMDARGRKGLEQRSYPQADYLRGAARVARGVAAAPLLEKGFKGPELGEALKRERLKALKAYKEHHSLQERGDA
- the folK gene encoding 2-amino-4-hydroxy-6-hydroxymethyldihydropteridine diphosphokinase; amino-acid sequence: MSLTQVYLGLGSNIEREPHLQAGLEALDGFLTDMRCSAVFESQPVGIKSGPFFNLVVSAYTDLSLMELDRRLKVIEADNGRYAPDRKGLPLDIDVLLYGDLTGNFDGLVLPRAEILKNAFVLWPLSLMAPERVHPEVGKTFAVLWRDAQIEQVLAPVAFKWRDRQLTPDALL
- the folB gene encoding dihydroneopterin aldolase; this encodes MDRVFIEGLEVDTVIGAYDWERGIRQCLRLDLSFAWDNRPAAAGDDLTLALDYASVCTRIQAFAEQAQFQLVETFAERLAQVLMEEFQIPWLHLKLTKPGAVPAAKGVGVEIERGCR